The stretch of DNA ACAGTTATAGCACCTCTCAGTTATGTCTTTACTACTTATTGACTTTCTCTGCACTAGAAACGGAACTCATGTACTTTTTCTCAGAAGGAAAAACTAATATTCTTTGAACTAGTGTTTTTTTCCTCCTTTCATGTCTGCAAATCATTGTGCTTACTTCATGAGGTTTCTTGAATCTAAGGTTCCCCACTTTTGTTGTTTGCAAACGTCAGTATACTTTTATGGTGATCTTGCCTCTGTTCTGTATACATTATTTCATAATAGCATCATCATTCTGATTTAACTAATGTATACGTCACTGAAGACGTCTGgtgaataaaattacaattaagtgTAAATGTGTCAAAGATCATGAGATTTTATGTTTAATTCCAGAACATTTCTGAAATAACGGTTTGTATTTTAGTGTAAAATGCAAAACCTTGTATGTCCGTTATTTAATGTTATCAGTAATTATTAGTCAATGTATTGAGTGGAACAGGTGGAAATGAAAAATAAGGCGAATAGGAATTTGATTTTCAAATTTAGATATATTTTCTCAGAGTCAACAGATTTTGAACGAAGACTCACACTCACAATAACCTACAAAACATTCCGATgttgtgacaaaataaattaatacatttataaatatttaaaaataaattaaacttcagacagtattcacaaaaTAAAAACAGACTAACATTTATGCAAACAATTTATAAATACTATAAATAGGAACTTTGAaacagtcaaaataaataaaacacagccAGCAACGTTGACTTACAAGTTCTATAAGGGTACATGTGAAGTTAAAATACAAaacttaacaaaaataataatactttCTGGTATCTTCATGCTTTATGTTTCACATTTCAGGGCAAAAGATAGCTGTGTAAATATCTTTGCATCAAAAGCACATTTATAATTTCTCAAGCAGGAATTGACAAAAAGTTTAAGTAGAAACGAATCTACTAGtgaaaaacaagaaaatgaaatgcATAAGTAGAAATATTGTATACAGACAAACATTTTAGAGTTTTTGCTGTAGCAAGGCGTCGTAAACATGGGATGGGATCAGTCTGGAGAATGGGATAATATTTTTAGGGTGTGCTGAGGGGCACAATTCATTTTAGGAAAAGGAAATTATTGGGGAAGCAACTACAAGACTTGTCTCTCAAGAAGATACAGAGGGATTTTTCGAAATGTGAGAGCAGCTTGACAAAGTAATTAACAACGGAACGTCAAGGCTAATCGACGAGTGTAATTCTGTAAGTCAAAAGGACGtacaaaacagaagggaacctcgaATGTGGAAGGAGAGAGACATGACAGGACAGACAGCCTTCTAGATGAAACATAGAATTGGAATGTGAATATTGTCCAGAGATACGGCTAAATGAATTAACATACacgaaataaattattaaataaataaataaattaaagatgAGATGATTGACATCAGACAGACTACATTGTAATTATGTACAGCAGTTTCTATGAATTCTAACTGGAACAATAAATTATTAAATGGCCGCTGAACTAGCAACTACTGGATGCTCGGTAGGGCTGCAGGGCGGTAGGGCTGAGCGGGTTGGGTCGGCAGCCAGCTGCCACTTGTTGTAGCTGCCGGGCGGCTCGGCTGGCGATGGTGTGGAGCGCTCGCTTACAGCTGCAACAAGGAGGCAACTGTTCACATCTCTGTCAGCAACAAGTCGCAGGCAAGCACCAACATAAAGTACTACCACAACTTTCACACTAGACTTTATAAACTAGCCTCCCTCTCAAAGCGAATGGCTCTGCAGAGTAGAGATGGAGTGTGCATGGAGTTAGCAACCACAGAGATGTGTATACTCACATCGTAGGTCTTAACTGGTTGAGTTGCTAGAACGATGTCCTCGAAAGTTAAGTGTACAGGCTCTAAACCTTGTTAGACAGATCCACTGGCTGGTTACTTTAATCTATACACTTTTGATACTAGTTAACGACTAACTGTACAAGGGCAGTTTGACAGGCCAATAAGTTTCGATGAAAGAACGGAAAACAAGTACTGATAACATGTGTCTCACAATGTTTTTAACTTCCAATGGAATgtgaagaaaaatgaaataatcgtGTGGCACTGACGGCTGGAAgttcccatctggggaagttcggccgtaaCTCTTCCAAACTGACGCCACGCTGGGAGACTTGCGTgtctatgatgatgaaatgatacaaTCCACGgccaggaatagaacccgggcTCACTGCATGACAGTCAGAcgcactgatcactcagctaaaGGATCGGATATGACGATTTTTTTGATTGAGTTTGCCCCACATGAACAGCTCGAAGTTGAGGGACAGAAATTGGAGAAAAGTAACTTCACTGTTATAAAACATTTTGATGTGAAGAGCTGATCATTGGGGCACGTCAAACTAGAATAGGGTGAAGTTGTTCATTGACATTGATGCCTATTTATTTCTGGACCAATGAGCCTGACATTAGTCACTGAAGCATagaaggcattttctctgcctcgtgatgactgggtgttgtgtgatgtccttaggttagttaggtttaagtagttctaagttctaggggactgatgaccatagatgttaagtcccatagtgctcagagccatttgaaccatagaaggcAGAATGTGTCTTAAACGTGTTGAATCACAACACAATAAACCATTATAAGACTTTCGTGGAGTGATCTTGTTGATTACATCACTAGAGCTACTGGCATTTCTAAGAAATTGATCCAAATGCTTTCTGCTTGATAGTTCTCTCAAATCTCAAAACCTCTCTGGAGTTTGTTTAAAAATTGCGTAGTACTACTGTATGAAAATTCAGGCGATGAAACTAAATTGCTACAAGTATGAGTGGCGGTCCATAAGGCCCCTTGTCAGTTGATAAACAGTGAGGTGAGCACGCACCTGTGGTGTGAGCGTCCTGGGCCACCACGCCAGTCgcggctgctgctgctcctgctgctgctgcggcgaCTGCGCCTGCCGCTGTCCctccagcagctgcagcagcacctGCCGCTCGTCCTCCTCGGTGGGGTCCAGCTGCAGCTGCaggtgctgctgctcctcctcctgctccgGAAGCTGCTCGTGGGAGTCGCCCGCAGCTGCGCTGAGCAGCAGCTGCTGCAGGCGCGACAGCATGCGTGGATCAGAACGG from Schistocerca nitens isolate TAMUIC-IGC-003100 unplaced genomic scaffold, iqSchNite1.1 HiC_scaffold_363, whole genome shotgun sequence encodes:
- the LOC126228336 gene encoding uncharacterized protein LOC126228336; the encoded protein is MSRVVFSLLLAAVLAAVAVSDGSAMPADNHRVKRMSDHRVAELQTLLSMGKMGGKVVTHKVGYGQVDPMKVGRRRRSDPRMLSRLQQLLLSAAAGDSHEQLPEQEEEQQHLQLQLDPTEEDERQVLLQLLEGQRQAQSPQQQQEQQQPRLAWWPRTLTPQL